Proteins from one Halopseudomonas pelagia genomic window:
- a CDS encoding NahK/ErcS family hybrid sensor histidine kinase/response regulator codes for MASNTTACISTRRLPELLLRFLNRTPPVTPDGAELRALRAENNKLRRINAALIERVESSSSQRTESYAAFQHSVELAEQVRERTHALNETMAELQGSNRLLIDARAHAERAHHHLTDAIESVSDAFVLFDRHERIVLFNSRFAAFWKGTQAEVAAGTSLAEIKRLAVSTGLVTEVDAAADGHVLYQLRGEHWVQVSERLTSEGGLVIMYTDITDLKQSETARREKALAQKTRLLQRTVDSLSQGVAVVNAEGALEVWNGRFLELSGLAPIEAHRPFAEVMQDSELGLLAPGSQGSIGAAPLTWEQRLSNGRVLEVRTHPMPTGGYVNTYTDITERDLYAKALLESERWVRLITDHVPALIAYVGEDLTYQFTNKVYEEWYGWQRGEIHSRSLRRVHSPEQFARLEPYIERAFQGESVTFEFAEYNAQEQERYLLRSYVPNRDAQGRVIGIFVLIRDITDRRRTAEALHEAYQHLEQRVLDRTQELTELNSQLWQEISERAQAEARLREAKREAEQANMSKTKFLAAVSHDLLQPLNAARLFTGALLEHQVPAASAPLIRQVSHSLEDVENLLGTLVDISKLDAGVIKPDIAAFKLSELLDNLANEYRQIAAVEGLNMHFVGCDAVVRSDAQLLARILRNFLSNAIRYTPSGRLLLGCRRQAHGLRVEVWDTGMGIPSDKLVEVFQEFKRVNPNGNNRDRGLGLGLAIVDKIARMLGHRIRVRSWEGLGSVFSVDVPYGRLQAQPEQAVALPASLDHRLQGARVWVLDNDASICAAMRTLLEGWGCQVITALSEEDLASQVDNFHAAADLLIADYHLDNDVNGVEVVATINARRGLTLPVLLITANYSNELKLQVRQLGHVLMHKPVKPLKLKAAISHLLATQRDQ; via the coding sequence ATGGCGAGCAATACAACGGCATGCATATCAACCAGACGTTTACCGGAGTTGCTTTTGCGATTCCTGAATAGAACACCGCCGGTCACACCCGATGGCGCAGAACTCAGGGCGCTGCGTGCTGAGAACAATAAGTTGCGGCGGATCAATGCCGCCCTGATCGAGCGGGTGGAGTCGAGCTCCAGTCAACGTACTGAAAGCTATGCGGCTTTTCAGCATTCAGTAGAGCTGGCCGAGCAGGTACGTGAGCGCACTCACGCACTGAACGAAACCATGGCCGAACTACAGGGCAGCAACCGCTTGCTGATCGATGCACGGGCGCACGCCGAGCGCGCGCACCATCACCTGACCGATGCCATCGAAAGCGTCTCCGACGCCTTCGTACTGTTTGATAGACATGAGCGCATCGTGCTGTTCAATAGCCGCTTTGCCGCCTTCTGGAAAGGTACCCAAGCAGAGGTCGCAGCCGGCACCTCGTTGGCCGAGATCAAGCGTCTGGCGGTCAGCACCGGGCTGGTCACTGAAGTGGACGCGGCAGCCGACGGTCATGTGCTTTACCAACTGCGCGGTGAGCATTGGGTCCAGGTCAGTGAACGCCTGACCAGCGAGGGCGGCCTGGTGATCATGTATACCGATATCACTGATCTCAAACAATCGGAAACCGCGCGGCGAGAAAAAGCCCTGGCGCAAAAGACACGACTGTTGCAGCGTACCGTTGATAGCCTGTCCCAAGGCGTCGCAGTGGTCAATGCAGAGGGAGCGCTGGAGGTCTGGAATGGACGGTTTCTGGAGTTGTCCGGTCTTGCGCCGATCGAGGCACACCGCCCGTTTGCCGAAGTAATGCAGGACAGCGAACTGGGGTTGCTAGCCCCCGGCAGTCAAGGCAGCATCGGCGCTGCACCGCTGACTTGGGAACAACGACTGAGCAACGGCCGGGTACTCGAAGTCCGGACCCACCCGATGCCCACCGGGGGCTACGTCAATACCTACACCGATATTACCGAGCGTGATCTGTACGCCAAGGCGTTGCTAGAGAGTGAGCGCTGGGTCAGGCTGATTACGGATCATGTGCCGGCGCTTATCGCCTATGTAGGTGAGGATCTGACCTACCAGTTCACCAACAAGGTATATGAAGAATGGTATGGCTGGCAGCGCGGCGAGATCCATAGCAGAAGCCTGCGGCGCGTGCACAGTCCGGAACAATTTGCCCGCCTTGAACCCTACATAGAGCGCGCTTTCCAGGGCGAAAGCGTGACATTCGAATTTGCTGAATACAACGCCCAGGAGCAGGAGCGTTACTTATTGCGCTCCTACGTGCCCAACCGAGATGCGCAGGGCCGGGTGATCGGTATATTTGTGTTGATTCGGGATATCACCGATCGGCGCCGTACCGCAGAAGCCCTGCATGAAGCCTATCAACATCTGGAGCAGCGGGTACTTGATCGTACCCAAGAACTGACCGAGTTGAACTCGCAATTGTGGCAAGAGATCAGCGAGCGAGCTCAGGCGGAAGCCCGCCTGCGTGAAGCCAAGCGTGAGGCGGAACAGGCGAACATGTCGAAAACCAAGTTCCTCGCGGCGGTCAGCCACGACCTGCTGCAGCCGTTGAACGCCGCCCGGTTGTTTACCGGAGCGCTGCTCGAACACCAGGTGCCGGCCGCCAGTGCGCCGCTCATTCGCCAGGTTAGCCACTCGCTGGAAGACGTGGAGAATCTGCTGGGCACGCTGGTCGACATTTCCAAGTTGGATGCGGGTGTCATCAAACCAGACATCGCTGCCTTCAAACTATCCGAGTTGTTAGACAATTTGGCCAATGAGTATCGACAGATTGCTGCCGTGGAAGGTCTGAACATGCATTTTGTCGGCTGTGATGCAGTGGTGCGCAGCGATGCTCAGTTACTGGCACGTATTCTCCGTAACTTCCTCAGCAATGCGATTCGCTATACCCCGTCTGGCCGTCTGTTGCTGGGATGTCGCCGTCAGGCACACGGCTTGCGCGTTGAAGTGTGGGACACCGGCATGGGAATTCCCAGCGACAAGCTGGTTGAGGTGTTCCAGGAGTTCAAGCGGGTTAATCCCAATGGCAACAACCGGGACCGCGGCCTGGGGCTAGGTCTGGCGATTGTGGACAAGATTGCCCGTATGCTCGGCCACCGTATTCGCGTGCGCTCCTGGGAAGGGCTGGGCTCGGTATTCTCGGTGGATGTACCTTACGGTCGCTTGCAGGCACAACCTGAACAAGCCGTGGCGTTACCGGCGAGCCTGGATCATCGTTTGCAGGGCGCTCGGGTATGGGTGCTGGACAACGACGCCTCGATTTGCGCGGCCATGCGTACTCTGCTGGAAGGTTGGGGTTGCCAGGTGATCACCGCGTTGTCGGAGGAGGATCTGGCCAGTCAGGTGGATAACTTTCATGCCGCAGCCGATCTGTTGATAGCCGATTATCATCTGGATAACGACGTCAACGGCGTAGAGGTGGTGGCAACCATCAACGCACGGCGTGGGCTGACGTTACCGGTTCTGCTGATCACCGCCAATTACAGTAACGAACTCAAACTGCAAGTACGCCAGTTGGGTCACGTTCTGATGCACAAGCCGGTCAAGCCGCTGAAGCTCAAGGCCGCCATCAGCCATCTACTGGCCACGCAACGCGACCAGTAG
- a CDS encoding histidine kinase yields the protein MRSISTATRLTMWVCMAFILVLLVTMGVMLKQAEKDVIRELQGGRAMALSLLESMAQRPLSPSAKMLDEVRHVRISRVGDLATTGVPEHRTSAVPAWLLGWMQPAIDQSFAPVSLSFADGQQWLISPDPVDELEEVWESVLLLLGVFSTALVLSLLAIHLSLHRGLKAYRQLLDALQLIGVGDLQARLAPSSQAELNQLADRFNLMAVALQRADAKNQQLTRALMTLQEKERMHLAHALHDDLGQYLTGIRAQAYMLGEAASRPDLVRQHAEHLLQACSGLQRGFRALVRDLHPVVLDRLGLEQAVRQLAGQWQEQQGIQCVLELDESLPRLGTEQRTHLYRLLQEALTNVARHAKASSVWVRLVHEDEVLQVSVQDDGHGLRNPDQSCGVGMRSMQERARCLQSALQVTSSPGMGVLVSLAIPLKVLAA from the coding sequence ATGCGCTCCATTTCGACTGCGACACGCCTGACTATGTGGGTGTGCATGGCCTTCATTCTGGTATTGCTAGTGACCATGGGCGTTATGCTCAAACAGGCGGAAAAAGATGTTATACGGGAGCTGCAAGGCGGACGGGCCATGGCCCTGAGCCTGCTCGAAAGCATGGCTCAGAGGCCGCTCTCGCCATCTGCGAAGATGCTGGATGAGGTGCGCCATGTGCGTATCTCACGGGTTGGCGACCTGGCCACAACCGGCGTGCCGGAACACCGCACCAGCGCCGTACCGGCATGGCTGCTGGGCTGGATGCAGCCCGCGATAGACCAGTCCTTTGCACCTGTATCTTTGAGCTTTGCCGATGGCCAGCAATGGCTGATCAGTCCGGATCCGGTGGATGAACTTGAGGAGGTATGGGAGTCGGTACTGCTTCTATTGGGCGTATTCAGCACGGCCCTGGTGTTGTCATTGCTGGCTATCCATCTCTCATTACACCGCGGCCTTAAGGCCTATCGGCAGCTGCTTGACGCATTGCAACTGATCGGAGTAGGCGATTTACAGGCACGCCTAGCGCCGAGCAGCCAAGCCGAGCTGAATCAGTTGGCTGACCGCTTCAACCTCATGGCGGTGGCGTTGCAGCGGGCAGATGCGAAGAATCAGCAATTGACCCGTGCGCTGATGACGCTGCAGGAGAAAGAGCGCATGCACCTCGCGCATGCGCTGCACGACGATCTGGGCCAATACCTTACCGGTATCCGTGCCCAAGCCTACATGTTGGGTGAGGCGGCTAGCAGGCCCGATCTGGTGCGCCAGCATGCCGAGCACCTTTTGCAGGCATGCAGTGGCTTGCAGCGAGGCTTCCGTGCACTGGTGCGGGATCTGCATCCGGTGGTGCTGGATCGACTCGGGCTCGAGCAGGCTGTGCGGCAACTAGCAGGGCAATGGCAGGAACAACAGGGTATCCAGTGTGTACTCGAGCTTGATGAGTCGTTGCCCCGCCTCGGAACCGAACAGCGCACCCATTTGTATCGGCTGTTGCAGGAAGCCTTGACCAATGTCGCCCGGCATGCAAAAGCCAGTTCCGTCTGGGTGCGGCTGGTGCATGAGGACGAAGTACTTCAAGTCAGTGTGCAGGATGATGGCCACGGCTTGAGAAACCCTGATCAATCCTGTGGAGTGGGCATGCGCTCCATGCAGGAGCGCGCTCGCTGCTTGCAGAGCGCGCTGCAAGTGACCTCCAGCCCGGGCATGGGTGTGTTGGTGTCCCTGGCCATTCCGCTGAAGGTGCTTGCCGCATGA
- the nosP gene encoding nitric oxide-sensing protein NosP, giving the protein MQRTAEQCFLTAMTSAQDPGQAAAELAVQLRHPSLGCVLFFCSAEYPLATLAVALEQAFGAVTVIGCTSAGEITAAGYGRGCISAIGFDADVFAVDCTLIRELDNFTLVDAQAAVEQMLNHCRQVDLAPVKDRTFALTLLDGLSSREEVVLSTLSTALGSIPHFGGSAGDDNHLSHTHVYYQGGFHTGAAVLVMINTWLDFEVFTTHHMEPREDKLVVTAADSESRTVLELNAEPAAEEYARLVGVPVEELKHSTFALNALAVRIRDQFYVRSIQRVNADHSLTFYCAVDTGIVLTAMKPGPLLPGLRLQLEQIRQRLGNPVLIIGCDCFLRRMEAELRGEDGMLSTFLAANNVIGFNTYGEQYNGMHINQTFTGVAFAIPE; this is encoded by the coding sequence ATGCAACGCACCGCGGAACAGTGCTTTCTCACCGCCATGACCAGCGCGCAAGACCCCGGGCAAGCCGCCGCGGAACTGGCCGTGCAGTTACGCCATCCCAGCCTGGGCTGTGTACTGTTCTTCTGCTCGGCAGAGTATCCGCTGGCGACCCTGGCTGTTGCCCTGGAACAGGCGTTCGGAGCCGTAACCGTGATTGGTTGTACCAGTGCTGGAGAGATTACCGCAGCCGGATATGGACGTGGCTGTATCAGTGCCATCGGTTTTGATGCCGACGTTTTTGCCGTGGATTGCACCTTGATTCGAGAGCTGGACAATTTCACCCTGGTAGACGCCCAGGCCGCGGTCGAGCAGATGCTCAATCACTGTCGCCAGGTGGATCTGGCGCCGGTCAAGGATCGGACCTTTGCCCTGACGTTACTGGATGGTCTGTCCAGCCGTGAAGAGGTGGTGCTATCCACGCTGAGTACGGCGCTGGGAAGTATCCCTCATTTTGGCGGTTCTGCCGGTGATGACAATCATCTGAGCCACACCCACGTCTATTATCAGGGCGGTTTTCATACGGGCGCTGCGGTGCTGGTGATGATCAATACCTGGCTGGATTTCGAAGTGTTCACCACCCATCACATGGAGCCCCGAGAAGACAAACTGGTGGTCACTGCTGCAGACAGCGAAAGCCGCACCGTGCTGGAACTCAATGCCGAGCCGGCTGCTGAAGAGTATGCGCGGCTGGTTGGCGTGCCGGTCGAGGAGCTGAAGCACTCGACCTTTGCCCTGAACGCACTGGCTGTGCGCATTCGCGATCAGTTCTACGTGCGCTCGATTCAGCGGGTCAATGCCGATCACAGCCTCACCTTCTACTGCGCGGTAGACACCGGCATAGTGCTCACCGCGATGAAGCCGGGACCCTTGTTGCCTGGCCTGCGTCTGCAGTTGGAACAGATTCGTCAGCGCCTGGGCAATCCGGTACTTATTATCGGTTGCGATTGTTTTCTGCGGCGTATGGAAGCTGAGTTGCGGGGGGAGGACGGTATGTTGTCGACCTTCCTCGCCGCTAACAACGTGATTGGCTTCAATACCTATGGCGAGCAATACAACGGCATGCATATCAACCAGACGTTTACCGGAGTTGCTTTTGCGATTCCTGAATAG
- a CDS encoding porin, producing MNNKKSAYPLLTALTAAILSAPANAAITLYDQEGTTFSADGYVNAFYVQTDTDNIDDTLDRDQSRVKMGFLPNYIGFNMGKEMDGLTLGARSSFWVTINDSETNATSTGIDVRQFYGTVAGEWGEVLVGKDFGLFSRSNIFVDEFLSGYGQVSDTLGLVDGGGVSFGNIGTGYPYPFPTAQITYRSPVMSGFRVAVGIMDPVDTTDDTLVGKNYQDTPRFESEITYQTQLGGVDLFSWVNGMRQKSENTDSSVESVTSQGLGYGLQAKMGNLSLTASGFDAEGVNPFFTNNAGEPVLREIDSTGYLLQGSYKFAGKTRVALSFGKTEDDGNGLGFEADYETRGLGVFHSINDNLTLVAEYNQFEIEDRTNNLTIEETDTVALGVVLSW from the coding sequence ATGAACAACAAGAAATCGGCCTACCCTCTGTTAACTGCCCTGACTGCAGCCATCCTCAGCGCCCCAGCCAATGCCGCCATTACTCTGTATGACCAGGAAGGCACCACCTTCTCGGCTGATGGTTACGTCAATGCCTTCTACGTCCAGACTGATACCGACAACATTGACGACACTCTTGATCGCGATCAGTCGCGGGTCAAAATGGGTTTTCTTCCCAATTACATCGGTTTCAATATGGGCAAGGAGATGGACGGTCTAACCCTCGGCGCCCGTTCATCATTCTGGGTCACTATCAATGACAGCGAAACCAATGCCACCAGCACCGGGATTGATGTACGGCAGTTCTACGGCACGGTCGCCGGCGAGTGGGGCGAGGTGCTTGTCGGTAAGGATTTCGGCCTGTTCTCGCGATCGAATATCTTTGTCGACGAATTTCTCTCCGGTTACGGTCAGGTCAGTGACACGCTGGGCTTGGTAGATGGCGGCGGGGTATCCTTCGGCAATATCGGTACCGGCTACCCTTATCCATTCCCTACCGCGCAGATTACTTACCGTTCCCCGGTGATGAGTGGTTTCCGGGTTGCAGTGGGCATCATGGACCCGGTAGACACGACGGACGACACGCTAGTGGGCAAGAACTATCAGGACACCCCGCGTTTCGAGTCTGAAATTACCTACCAAACCCAATTGGGCGGCGTGGATCTTTTCAGCTGGGTCAACGGCATGCGCCAGAAGTCGGAAAATACGGACTCCTCGGTTGAGTCAGTTACCTCCCAGGGGCTGGGTTACGGCTTGCAGGCGAAGATGGGCAATCTGTCACTCACGGCTTCGGGTTTCGATGCCGAAGGGGTCAACCCGTTTTTCACCAATAATGCTGGCGAGCCGGTTCTGCGCGAGATCGATAGCACCGGGTACCTGTTGCAGGGATCGTACAAGTTTGCCGGTAAAACGCGCGTGGCACTGTCTTTTGGCAAGACCGAGGACGATGGTAACGGCCTGGGGTTCGAGGCTGATTATGAAACCCGAGGTCTGGGTGTATTCCACAGCATCAATGACAACCTGACGCTCGTGGCCGAGTATAACCAGTTCGAGATTGAAGACCGCACTAACAACCTGACCATCGAAGAAACCGACACGGTCGCTCTAGGCGTCGTTCTCAGCTGGTAG
- a CDS encoding ABC transporter permease, with product MTPAAYLACLNGVLRREWLRFYQQRSRFLSALVRPLLWLLVFAAGFRAALGVSIIAPYATYITYETYILPGLCCMIVLFNGMQGSLSMVYDREMGSMRVLLMSPLPRPFLLVSKLIASALISLIQVYAFLAIAWMFDIQPPLWGMLAAAPALLLAALLLSALGLLLSNGIRQLENFAGVMNFVIFPMFFLSSALYPLWKMRESSEWLYWICSLNPFTHAVELVRFALYLQFNGQALLVCLSLLIVVTSSAVITFNPQHAAVRRAPGS from the coding sequence ATGACCCCGGCTGCCTACCTGGCCTGCCTGAACGGTGTACTCAGGCGTGAATGGTTGCGTTTCTATCAGCAGCGCTCGCGCTTTCTCAGCGCCCTGGTACGGCCGTTACTCTGGTTGCTGGTATTCGCAGCGGGTTTTCGTGCGGCTCTGGGAGTCTCGATCATAGCGCCCTACGCCACCTATATCACCTACGAGACATATATCCTGCCTGGGTTGTGCTGCATGATTGTACTGTTCAATGGCATGCAGGGCTCGCTATCAATGGTCTATGACCGCGAGATGGGCAGCATGCGGGTATTGCTTATGAGCCCCCTGCCCCGACCCTTCTTGCTGGTCAGCAAGCTGATCGCCAGCGCATTGATTTCCCTGATTCAGGTTTACGCATTCCTGGCGATTGCCTGGATGTTCGATATTCAGCCCCCGCTCTGGGGGATGCTGGCCGCCGCCCCTGCACTGTTGCTGGCAGCGCTGCTGCTCAGCGCACTGGGTTTGTTACTGTCCAATGGCATACGCCAGCTGGAGAACTTCGCCGGCGTGATGAACTTCGTCATCTTTCCGATGTTCTTTCTCTCCTCGGCGTTATACCCGCTGTGGAAGATGCGCGAGTCCAGCGAATGGCTATACTGGATATGCAGTTTGAATCCCTTTACCCACGCGGTCGAACTGGTGCGCTTCGCGCTCTATCTGCAGTTTAATGGTCAGGCTCTGCTGGTGTGTCTGAGTCTGCTGATAGTAGTCACCAGCTCGGCGGTCATCACCTTCAACCCGCAGCACGCCGCCGTACGTCGTGCGCCCGGCAGTTAA
- a CDS encoding YVTN family beta-propeller repeat protein produces the protein MYKKNSATYALLSHRPSTRRFRIALLAGALLTSAFSLTALAETAYVTNEKDNTVSVIDMNSMQVVETIDVGLRPRGILLSSDNKLLYICASDSDRVQIIDLATRKIIKELPSGADPEQFALHNNDRWLYISNEDDALVTVVDVETSEVLAQIDVGVEPEGMGVSPDGKWAVNTSETSNMLHWIDTNTNTLVDNTLVDQRPRHVEFSKDSRLLWASAEIGGTVKIVDVASKDVTHTINFAIKGIHPDRIQPVGVKLSDDGRYAFVALGPANHVAVVDAKTYEVLEYILVGRRVWHMAFNTDQSRLLTTNGVSGDVSVIDVDSLKAVNTVKVGRYPWGVVVTP, from the coding sequence ATGTACAAGAAAAACAGCGCCACCTACGCTCTGCTCAGCCACCGCCCGTCAACCAGAAGATTCAGAATTGCACTACTCGCAGGCGCGCTGCTAACCAGCGCCTTCAGTTTGACCGCCCTGGCCGAAACCGCCTACGTGACCAACGAAAAGGACAATACCGTTTCAGTCATAGATATGAACAGCATGCAGGTGGTGGAGACCATCGATGTGGGCCTGCGTCCGCGCGGCATTCTGCTCTCCAGCGACAACAAGCTGCTGTATATCTGCGCCAGTGATTCTGATCGCGTGCAGATCATCGATCTGGCCACCCGCAAGATCATCAAGGAGCTACCTTCGGGCGCTGACCCCGAACAGTTCGCGCTGCACAACAACGACCGCTGGCTGTATATCTCTAATGAGGATGACGCGCTGGTTACTGTGGTCGATGTTGAAACCAGTGAAGTGCTCGCGCAGATTGATGTGGGTGTCGAGCCTGAGGGAATGGGCGTCAGCCCGGACGGCAAATGGGCGGTCAATACCAGTGAAACCAGTAACATGCTGCATTGGATCGATACCAACACCAATACGCTGGTAGACAACACCCTGGTGGATCAGCGGCCCCGACACGTGGAGTTCAGCAAGGACAGTCGTCTGCTGTGGGCGTCGGCCGAGATCGGCGGTACGGTAAAAATAGTCGATGTGGCCAGCAAGGATGTCACCCACACCATCAACTTTGCGATCAAGGGTATTCATCCGGATCGTATTCAACCGGTAGGCGTAAAGCTCAGTGATGACGGTCGCTACGCCTTTGTTGCCCTCGGCCCGGCTAATCATGTGGCTGTAGTGGACGCCAAAACCTACGAAGTACTTGAGTACATTCTGGTGGGCCGTCGCGTCTGGCACATGGCATTCAACACCGACCAAAGCAGACTCTTGACCACTAACGGTGTGAGTGGCGATGTCTCGGTGATTGACGTGGACTCACTCAAGGCTGTCAATACCGTCAAGGTCGGCCGTTACCCCTGGGGCGTGGTGGTCACACCTTGA
- a CDS encoding response regulator, with the protein MYKILIADDHPLFREAICNVISTGFAGAELIETNDLDSALLIAQEQDDLDLILLDLNMPGMHGLNGLITLRNESPSIPVVIVSAEEDKQVVLQAITYGAVGFITKSSPRAEMTKAIEQIMAGNVYLPSDIIRSNRVITRRHPEEHPVSPELLYALTRKQLLVLERMAKGESNKQIAYHLEIAETTVKAHVSAILRKLNVHNRVQAILSASDVDFSSYLRR; encoded by the coding sequence ATGTACAAGATACTGATAGCCGACGATCATCCGTTATTTCGTGAAGCCATCTGCAACGTTATCAGCACAGGCTTTGCCGGCGCAGAATTGATTGAAACCAACGATCTCGATAGCGCCCTGTTGATCGCCCAGGAACAGGACGATCTAGACCTGATTCTGCTCGACCTGAACATGCCTGGCATGCATGGTCTGAACGGCCTGATCACCCTGCGAAACGAATCCCCCTCCATCCCTGTAGTGATTGTCTCCGCCGAGGAGGACAAGCAGGTGGTGCTGCAAGCCATCACCTATGGTGCAGTCGGCTTTATTACCAAATCTTCACCGCGGGCGGAAATGACCAAGGCCATTGAACAGATCATGGCCGGCAATGTTTACCTGCCCTCGGACATCATTCGCTCCAACCGCGTGATTACCCGCCGCCACCCGGAGGAACACCCAGTGTCGCCTGAGCTGCTGTATGCTTTGACCCGCAAACAACTGCTGGTACTGGAGCGCATGGCCAAGGGTGAGTCGAACAAGCAGATTGCCTACCATCTGGAGATCGCAGAAACCACAGTCAAAGCCCACGTCTCGGCGATCCTGCGCAAGCTCAATGTGCATAACCGGGTGCAGGCAATCCTCTCGGCGAGCGATGTGGACTTCAGTTCCTACCTAAGACGCTGA
- a CDS encoding ABC transporter substrate-binding protein yields the protein MRPMILHSLFYFLALLSASVVATSSQADTLTVEMAYVSWTPDPGPIMSNVIPEPSDAGLQGAQLAVVDNNSTGRFLKHDYQLLIASESELPATLDAARGLHAQGVRLFVTNLPSQALAELAKEFGTDSLLINAGSYDDALRTDQCLANVLHTLPSRAMLTDALAQFLKVRKLTRWLLISGPTADDIAYAAALKRSAKRFGHKVVAEKVWSFDTDLRRTAQAEVPLFTQTVEYDVVVVADERGDFGEYIPYNTWYPRPVAGTQGLTPLGWHKVVETYGAAQLQKRFEQQAGRWMNSLDFAAWLGIRTFGAAVTTLNSADAAAITALSLSDKLPLDGFKGRKLSYRTWNGQLRQPIPLVQPRALVSNSPQEGFLHPQTDLDTLGFDQPESQCRLL from the coding sequence ATGCGCCCGATGATTCTGCATTCCCTGTTCTATTTTCTGGCTCTACTCAGCGCCAGTGTTGTGGCCACCAGTAGTCAAGCCGACACACTGACGGTCGAGATGGCGTATGTGAGCTGGACTCCGGATCCAGGCCCGATCATGTCCAACGTCATACCTGAACCATCTGATGCCGGGCTGCAAGGTGCGCAACTGGCGGTAGTAGATAACAACAGTACCGGGCGCTTTCTCAAGCACGATTATCAACTACTGATAGCGTCTGAATCCGAGTTACCAGCCACCCTGGATGCTGCCAGAGGGCTGCACGCTCAAGGCGTGCGACTGTTCGTCACCAATTTGCCCAGCCAGGCGCTGGCCGAACTGGCCAAGGAGTTCGGCACCGATAGCCTGCTGATCAACGCCGGCAGTTACGACGACGCACTGCGCACTGACCAATGCCTGGCGAACGTGCTGCATACGCTACCCAGCCGCGCGATGCTGACCGATGCGCTGGCGCAGTTCCTGAAAGTGCGCAAGCTGACACGCTGGCTGCTGATCAGCGGCCCCACGGCTGATGACATTGCCTACGCGGCAGCATTGAAGCGCTCGGCCAAGCGATTCGGCCACAAGGTAGTCGCGGAGAAGGTCTGGAGCTTCGATACCGATCTGCGGCGGACCGCGCAGGCAGAGGTGCCTCTTTTTACGCAAACCGTCGAGTATGACGTCGTGGTAGTGGCCGATGAACGCGGTGATTTTGGCGAATACATTCCCTACAACACATGGTACCCAAGGCCAGTAGCCGGCACCCAGGGGCTCACGCCGCTGGGCTGGCACAAGGTGGTCGAAACTTATGGCGCAGCCCAGCTCCAAAAACGCTTTGAACAGCAGGCCGGTCGCTGGATGAACAGCCTGGACTTCGCTGCCTGGCTGGGTATCCGTACCTTCGGCGCGGCCGTCACCACCCTGAACAGCGCCGATGCGGCGGCCATCACTGCTCTCAGCCTGTCTGACAAACTCCCACTGGACGGTTTCAAAGGCCGCAAACTGAGCTATCGCACCTGGAACGGCCAGCTACGCCAGCCTATTCCACTGGTGCAACCTCGCGCGTTGGTCAGCAACTCGCCGCAGGAAGGGTTTCTGCATCCGCAAACCGATCTCGACACTCTGGGGTTTGACCAGCCCGAGAGCCAATGCCGGCTGCTTTGA
- a CDS encoding ABC transporter ATP-binding protein: protein MSTLQVEQVSFSYGDKLALQQVSFDMQSGRLNALLGPNGAGKSTLMALFSRLYRLQQGDIRIGGVSLRQQPRQALRRLGVVFQQSTLDMDLSVHQNLAYHAALHGLSSRAAAPRIEQELARQSLLEHQHQRVRQLNGGHRRRVEIARALLHQPDILLLDEASAGLDPASRLALNQHVRTLCRECQLTVVWATHLMDEIAMDDPVVVLHRGRILAADSSASIVARTGQPSLSEAFRQMTQDEGVAA, encoded by the coding sequence TTGAGCACCTTGCAGGTCGAGCAGGTGAGCTTCAGTTATGGCGACAAGCTAGCTCTGCAACAGGTCAGCTTTGACATGCAATCAGGCCGGCTGAATGCACTGCTGGGCCCCAATGGGGCCGGCAAGAGCACGCTGATGGCCTTGTTCAGCCGGCTTTACCGGTTGCAACAGGGCGATATCCGGATTGGCGGGGTGTCGCTGCGTCAGCAGCCCCGCCAGGCACTGCGGCGCCTTGGCGTCGTGTTCCAGCAAAGCACGCTGGATATGGATCTGAGCGTACATCAGAACCTGGCGTACCACGCCGCATTGCATGGTCTGAGCAGCCGCGCAGCAGCGCCACGCATCGAGCAGGAACTGGCGCGCCAATCCTTACTGGAGCACCAGCACCAGCGCGTGCGGCAGCTCAATGGCGGGCACCGCAGGCGGGTGGAAATCGCCAGGGCGCTATTGCATCAGCCAGACATTCTGCTGCTGGACGAGGCCAGTGCCGGCCTCGATCCAGCCAGCCGTCTGGCACTCAACCAGCATGTTCGGACTCTGTGCCGCGAGTGCCAGTTGACGGTGGTCTGGGCCACCCACTTGATGGACGAGATTGCCATGGACGACCCTGTGGTGGTGCTGCATCGTGGGCGGATTCTCGCAGCGGACAGCTCGGCAAGCATTGTTGCACGCACCGGCCAGCCCAGCCTGAGCGAAGCCTTCCGTCAGATGACGCAAGATGAGGGAGTAGCCGCATGA